The proteins below are encoded in one region of Fibrella aestuarina BUZ 2:
- a CDS encoding glucosamine-6-phosphate deaminase, producing the protein MIAEPTLPDAAFSGPLQSAITYEKIPTHIYADAKAASRAVAHEIADLIRLRQQEGLPCILGLATGSSPKTVYAELIRMHREEGLSFRNVVSFNLDEYYPMEPDSLQSYWRFMREQLFDHVDIPEGNYNVPDGTIRPEKVAEFAQRYDRQIAEAGGLDFQLLGIGGNGHIGFNEPGSLINSHTRLMMLDHSTRAAAAVDFGGLPRTPRKAITMGVASILAAKRVVLLAWGERKAPVIRGAVEGTVTETNPASYLQTHPNALFVIDEAAASELTRMKTPWLVDSVTWDNAMKKKAVTYLSLTLQKPILKLTDRDYNDNGVSDLLAQYGQAYDINIDVFNQLQHTITGWPGGKPNADDTNRPERALPAQKRCLIFSPHPDDDIISMGGTFQRLVDQGHEVHVGYQTSGNIAVADDEALRFADYVVDFNTKFGIKSPEATRIFQDAAAFLRAKKDSEMDTDEVRYVKGLIRMGEAKSTCRFVGVPVENAHFMNLPFYETGKVEKKPLGEDDIRITMELIETIKPHQIYAAGDLADPHGTHKVCLDAILEAVRRLSHKNFMKDCWVWLYRGAWAEWDIHEIEMAVPMSPDQVMKKRLGIFKHQSQKDGVVYQGTDSREFWQRAEERNRATAELYNRLGLAEYEAMEAFVRWKG; encoded by the coding sequence ATGATTGCTGAACCAACTCTCCCTGATGCCGCCTTTAGTGGTCCGCTTCAGTCAGCCATTACCTACGAGAAAATCCCCACCCACATCTACGCGGATGCCAAAGCCGCCTCACGTGCTGTCGCCCACGAAATTGCCGATCTGATTCGGCTACGGCAACAGGAAGGCCTGCCCTGCATTCTGGGGTTGGCAACCGGGTCGTCGCCCAAGACGGTCTATGCCGAACTGATTCGGATGCACCGCGAAGAAGGGCTGAGCTTCCGCAACGTAGTATCGTTCAACCTCGACGAATACTACCCCATGGAGCCCGATTCGTTGCAGAGCTACTGGCGGTTTATGCGTGAACAGCTGTTCGACCACGTCGACATTCCCGAAGGCAATTACAACGTACCTGATGGCACCATTCGCCCCGAAAAAGTGGCGGAGTTTGCGCAGCGGTACGATCGGCAGATTGCGGAAGCAGGTGGCCTAGATTTTCAACTCCTGGGTATTGGGGGGAATGGCCATATTGGCTTCAACGAGCCGGGTTCACTCATCAATAGCCACACGCGCCTGATGATGCTCGACCACTCGACGCGGGCGGCGGCGGCGGTCGATTTTGGGGGGCTTCCCCGCACACCCCGCAAAGCCATCACCATGGGTGTCGCCAGCATTCTGGCAGCCAAGCGGGTGGTGCTGCTGGCTTGGGGCGAGCGCAAAGCGCCGGTAATTCGCGGCGCCGTAGAAGGAACCGTTACCGAGACAAACCCCGCGTCGTACCTGCAAACGCACCCCAACGCGCTGTTTGTGATCGACGAAGCGGCGGCCTCGGAACTGACCCGGATGAAAACCCCGTGGCTGGTCGACTCGGTGACCTGGGACAACGCGATGAAGAAAAAGGCGGTAACGTACCTGTCGCTGACGCTTCAAAAGCCCATTCTAAAACTGACCGACCGCGATTACAACGACAACGGTGTTTCCGATCTGCTGGCACAGTATGGGCAAGCCTACGACATCAACATCGACGTTTTCAACCAGCTACAGCATACCATCACTGGCTGGCCCGGCGGTAAACCCAACGCCGACGATACCAACCGCCCCGAACGCGCACTGCCGGCTCAGAAACGTTGCCTTATTTTCAGCCCCCATCCCGATGATGACATCATCTCGATGGGCGGCACATTCCAGCGGCTCGTCGATCAGGGACACGAAGTACACGTGGGCTATCAGACGTCGGGCAACATCGCGGTGGCCGACGACGAAGCCCTGCGCTTCGCCGATTACGTCGTCGATTTCAATACAAAATTTGGTATCAAGAGCCCCGAAGCCACGCGCATTTTCCAAGATGCGGCCGCCTTCCTGCGTGCCAAAAAGGATTCAGAAATGGATACCGATGAGGTGCGTTATGTGAAGGGCCTGATCCGCATGGGCGAAGCCAAATCGACCTGTCGGTTCGTTGGGGTTCCGGTCGAAAACGCGCACTTCATGAACCTGCCGTTCTACGAAACGGGTAAGGTGGAGAAGAAACCGCTGGGCGAAGACGACATTCGGATCACGATGGAACTGATCGAGACCATCAAGCCGCATCAAATCTACGCCGCCGGTGACCTAGCCGATCCGCACGGCACGCACAAAGTCTGTCTGGATGCGATCCTTGAAGCGGTTCGCCGACTCAGCCACAAGAACTTCATGAAAGATTGCTGGGTGTGGCTATACCGCGGTGCCTGGGCCGAGTGGGATATCCACGAGATTGAAATGGCCGTGCCGATGTCGCCCGATCAGGTGATGAAAAAGCGGTTGGGTATCTTCAAACACCAGTCGCAGAAAGACGGCGTGGTGTACCAGGGTACCGACTCGCGGGAGTTCTGGCAACGTGCCGAAGAGCGCAACCGCGCTACCGCCGAGCTGTACAACCGTCTCGGCTTGGCCGAATACGAAGCCATGGAAGCCTTCGTCCGCTGGAAAGGATAA
- a CDS encoding GreA/GreB family elongation factor, with the protein MSSAFLKNETADGPVVIPARAPLPPNTPNYVTPRGLSLLRAELTELEADHARIQTTGVPDDPERTRQLAELNGRIGALNARIASARLVEPQQQPTDDVRFGATITLQAPGQPDWQLTIVGVDEANAAQRRIAFTAPVARSMQGKRLGETVTLRTPTGERTWQIAAIDYEADY; encoded by the coding sequence ATGAGTAGCGCGTTCCTCAAAAACGAAACTGCCGACGGCCCCGTTGTTATTCCGGCGCGGGCTCCCCTGCCGCCCAACACCCCCAACTACGTGACCCCCCGTGGCCTAAGCTTGCTGCGTGCCGAACTGACCGAACTAGAAGCCGACCACGCCCGGATTCAGACCACGGGGGTGCCTGATGACCCCGAACGTACCCGGCAACTCGCCGAGTTGAACGGCCGGATTGGGGCGCTCAACGCCCGCATTGCCAGCGCCCGGCTGGTAGAGCCGCAGCAGCAACCTACCGACGATGTGCGTTTCGGGGCTACCATAACCTTACAGGCGCCCGGCCAACCTGACTGGCAACTGACCATCGTCGGTGTCGACGAGGCCAACGCCGCCCAACGACGCATTGCCTTTACAGCCCCCGTAGCCCGGTCGATGCAGGGTAAACGCTTAGGAGAAACCGTAACCTTACGAACACCCACTGGTGAACGTACCTGGCAGATTGCCGCCATTGACTACGAAGCAGATTACTGA